The DNA window GACCGGCGCATGTCGATGTCGGGAGAGGTCATCGAGGCGCGCCTGCCGCACCTCGGCGCCATGATCGGCGTGCCGATCCAGCCCCAGCACATCGACACCCCGCTCACGACCGAGCAGCTCGCGATCGCGCACGCCAATCCGCAGGATCCGCGCTCCGAGATCGCACTCGAGGTCGCGCGCGAGGGGTGGTCGCCGCGCGACATCCTCGCCCACGGCGTGATCGACTACCACCCCGTGACGGTGGGCCCCGGATCCGTGCACGCCGACCACATGCAGGAGTGGTTCGAGGCGGGCGCGGCCGACGGGTTCTGGATGTCGCCCGACGTCTACGAGGACGGCGTCGACGCGTTCGTCGACGAGGTCGTGCCGATCCTGCGCGAGCGCGGTCTCTACCCCGAGGAGTACGTCGGATCCACGCTGCGCGAGAACCTCGGGGTGCCCGAGCAGTACGGCCTGGGGGAGTGGATGAAGTGATCACGCCGGAACGGATGCGACAGTCGAGGGCGGGTTTCGCGACGGGCCTGTCGGTCGTCGCAGCCGAGGTCGACGGCGAGATCGTGGGCATGCCCGCGAACTCGCTCGTGTCGGTCTCGCTGGATCCGCCGCTCGTGTCGCTGTCGTTCGCACACACGTCGACGACGTGGCCCGTTCTGCGGCGTGCCGAGCGGTGGGGGATCAGTGTGCTCGGGGCGGAGCAGGAGCAGGTGCTGAGCGACCTGCGTCGCCCGACCGCCGAGCGCTTCGACGGGATCGATGCCGAGGTATCAGGGCAGGCCGCGTTCGTGCGCGGGTCCCTGGCGACGATCGAGGTCGAGCCCTTGACCGCCATCGAGGCCGGTGACCGTACGCTCATGCTTCTCGAGGTGCATGCGCTCGACCGTGACGAATCGCAGGAGCCGCTCGTGTTCTTCGACAGTCGCGTGCACAGGATCGCAGCGGACCCCACGTCACCGATGGGGTGAATGCCCGACAGGCGGGAGCGCACCGACGCCCGACGCCGACCGGAACGTCACCTGAGCAGGCCGCAGAGGGCGTTCCGAGTCGGTGCTCGGTGGAGTCCCGTCCCGCCGTCGGTTCGCAGACCGGGGGAGACTCGCGCCTGCCCCGATTCGTGCCGTTCACCTGGCTGCGGCGCTCGATCGCGAGCAGTGGCCCCACGAGCCGGCCTACGACCGCCACCTCTGCACGCTCTTCTCCGTCGGCGATGAGACCAGCCAGGTCGGGAGGTGCAGATGCCTGCGAGACCGGCCCATCCGATGGCGGGCAGGTGCTCGCCGACGATGGCCACAGTCAGGACGGCGGTGATCGCGGGTCCAGCGAGGGTGCGCGCCGTCGTGGCGCTCGACGCGACGGCGCGGCAGAGCTCCGACGGGAGCGCGCCCCGGGACCTGCTTGAATGCTCCCGTGATGGACATCCTCGACGCCGACCTTGACGACCCCGTGCTCCTGCGATTCCTGCAGGAGCACCTCGACGACCTCGCGCCGACCGCGCCGACGGAGAGTCGGCATGCCCTGGACGCCGAGGCTCTGCGTCGCAGCGGCGTGCGCATGTGGGTCGCCGCAGAGGAGGGGGCGGTGCTGGGCACGGTGGCGCTCGCCGAGGTCGGGGACGCTCATGAGGAGCTCAAGAGCATGCGCACCTCGCCCGACCACCGAGGGCGCGGCATCGCGGCGCGGATGCTGTCGCATGCCGTGGAGGATGCTCGCAGGCGAGGGGTCGAGCGGATCTCCCTGGAGACGGGGAGCGCGGACTTCTTCGCGGCGGCGCGCAGCCTGTACCGCAGGGCCGGCTTCCTCGAGTGCGAGCCCTTCGGGGCGTACGTGCACGACCCTCACAGCGTGTTCATGACGACGACGCTGCAGCTCCCGAACGGGGGCGGCGTGCCCGTCGACGGCGAGCGGGTCGAACCGCCCCGCAGTCTGCCCGAGTCGGTGGTCCCGACCGTCCGGCTGACCGGGGGTCTCGGCGAGGCGCACTGACCGCGCTCTCCTCGATGCTGCTCGGGCACGGAGCCGGAGGCCTCGCAGCGCCGACGCTCATGCCACGCTCGGCGAGCAGGACGTCCATCCTCACGGAGACGGCCATGTCAGATCACCTCGTCCAGCTCCTGGCGGAGGGTGGCCGCCCGTTCGAGGTGGTCCCGCATCACGGCGACGACGAACGCACCGGCGAGGAGCACGGCGGTGCCGGCCGTCGCCTCGATGCCGCCCAGGTTCTCGCCCACGAGCACGGACGGCGCGAGGACGCCGGCGAGGGCCGCGGCGATGCTGAGCCCGGCTGCGAGGAGGCTCGCGGTCGAGCGACGATGACGCGCGCGACGGCGTGCCCGCTCACCTCCGATGCCGCGGAGGAGATGTCCGCGAGGCTGATCTCAGAACAGCGGCCATGGCACCGCCGGCATCCCGCCGCGCGGCGCCGGGAACCGCGCCGTCGCACTCAGCTCGGCGCAGCGTGCGGCGAGCGCTGCGATCTCCTCGGCGCTGATCAGCTCCGCCAGGTGGCTCCCCAGCTCGCCGCCCAGTCCGTCCCCGACCCGCTCGACGCCCTCGAGCTCCTCGGGGGTCAGGGCCTCGCCCAGCCATCCCCACAGGATCGTCCGCAGCTTGTGCTCGCGGTGGAAGGTGAGCCCATGGTCGACGCCGTGCCGATGGCCCCCGCCCATGGCGAGGACATGGGCGCCCTTGCGGTCGGCGTTGTTGACGAGCACGTCGAACACCGCCATGCGGCGCAGCGCCGGCGAGTCCTCGTGCACGAGGGTGATGCTCTCCCCGTCACCGTCGTCTCCCTCGAGGACGCTGCGCCAGCCCGCCATCGGCAGGTGATCCGTCGGCACCAGGTCCACGGCGTGCTGGGCGGGATCCTGCTCCTGCCACAGCTGCACCATGCCCACGCCCATCGGACCCTCGCGCAGCCAGGTGCGCGGCACGATGCCCCAGCCGAGGGCTTGTGAGATCAGGTACGCGGCCACCTCTCGGCCGGCCAGGGTGCCGTCGGGGAAGTCCCAGAGCGGGGCCTCGCCCGCGACCGGCTTGTAGACGACCCGCGTGTCGCCGATCGTGCCCACGAACGTCGCATTGGACGCCGTCGTGAGGCGGCCGATGAGCGTCAGCTCCGCGGTCGCCAGGTCCGTCTCGGGCATCAGAGCTCGGGAAGGGTGCAGATGTGGCCCTCAGGGTCCATCGGCTCGCCGCAGAGCGTGCACAGGGGGCGTCCGGCCTCCACGATCTCCCGGGTGCGCCGGGTGAACGCGCGGGCGGTGCCCACCGGCATCCGCACCCGCAGCATCTCGGACTCCTCCGTGTCGATCTCGTCGAGCGCATCGTCCTCGGGGAGGGGATGCGCCTCGATGATCACCTGGGCGGTGGTGGGGTCCCAGCCGATGCCGAGGGCTCCGGCGCGGAACAGCTCCTGGACGGTGTCGAGCTCGTCGTTGTCCACGAGCTCGACGGGGGTGCCGGTGGGGACGCTGTAGCGGTTGCCCTCGACGGTCATGAGCTGGTCGAGGATCTCGTCGACCTTCTCCGCGAGCAGGGCCGCCTGCTCCTTCTCCATCGCGACGCTCTCGATCTGCGACCCGGCGCGGACCTGCAGGTAGAACGTCCGCGCCCCCGGGCGCCCGACGGTGCCGATGACGACCCGATCCGGCCAGACGAACTCGTGCACCTGTGCTGGCATGTCGGTCATGACTCGATCCTAGGCCTCTGGTCCTCCGCTGTGTCGGTGCCGGCCCCGCCGCCCACCGGGGCATCACCGGGGGGAGCACTTCCTGCGAGCCACGAGAGATCGCCGGCGACGGTGTTGGTCGCCAGGACCCGGGGTCGGTTCGCGCCGTAGTTCACGATCGAGACAGACGCAGGGCCCACCTCGAGACGCTGGAACAGGTCGAGATGCGTGCCGAGGGCGTCGGCGAGGATCGACTTGATGATGTCGCCGTGGCTCACCGCCGCCCAGACCGCTCCCGGCCCGCGCTCGGCCTCGACGGCGGCATCGTGGCGCCGGATCGCCGCCACCGCCCGCGACTGCATCCCCGTCATGGACTCACCGCCGGGGAAGACGGCGGCCGACGGGTAGGACTGCACGGTCGACCACAGCGCCTCGGCGGCGAGCTCGGAGAGGGCGCGGCCCTGCCACTGGCCGTAGTCGCACTCCGTCAGGTCGGGTTCGACCAGGGAAGTCGGCGCGACCCGCTGCCGCTCGAGAATGGCCTGGGCGGTCTCCGCGCAGCGCTCGAGAGGGCTCGACACCACCGCGACCACGGGCACTGCTGCGAGCCGTTCCCCGGTTCGCGCCGCCTGGTCCCGGCCGGTCTGATCCAGGCTGACGCCGGGGGTCCGACCTGCCAGGACACCGGTCGCATTGGCTGTGGTGCGACCGTGTCGCACGAGGAGAACTGTGGCCATGCCTTCAGCCTAGCGAGGTGTGCCGAGCGGCTGCGAGGGCACCACCCACGGCGCCTCAGCAGGCTCGAGGCTCCCGCGCGGCGGCCGACGGGCTGGCGCCCTCTCGCGGCATGAGGTCCGGGGTGAGCGCCTCGCGCTCGTCGAAGACGAAGCACTCGCCCTCGAAATGCTCCTCGCCGACCGACTCGAAGTACCCGAGGATCCCGCCCTCGAGCTGGAGCGCGTCGATGCCCTCGTCGCGCAGATGGATCGCGGCCTTCTCGCAGCGGATGCCGCCGGTGCAGAAGCTCACCACGGTCCGACCCTCGAGCGCCTCGCGGTGGGATGCGGCCGCCGCGGGGAACTGCGTGAACCGCTCGATCCGCCAGTCGATCGCGCCGTCGAAGGTGCCGTAGTCGACCTCGAAGGCATTGCGG is part of the Brachybacterium ginsengisoli genome and encodes:
- a CDS encoding SCO1664 family protein produces the protein MPETDLATAELTLIGRLTTASNATFVGTIGDTRVVYKPVAGEAPLWDFPDGTLAGREVAAYLISQALGWGIVPRTWLREGPMGVGMVQLWQEQDPAQHAVDLVPTDHLPMAGWRSVLEGDDGDGESITLVHEDSPALRRMAVFDVLVNNADRKGAHVLAMGGGHRHGVDHGLTFHREHKLRTILWGWLGEALTPEELEGVERVGDGLGGELGSHLAELISAEEIAALAARCAELSATARFPAPRGGMPAVPWPLF
- a CDS encoding MSMEG_4193 family putative phosphomutase gives rise to the protein MATVLLVRHGRTTANATGVLAGRTPGVSLDQTGRDQAARTGERLAAVPVVAVVSSPLERCAETAQAILERQRVAPTSLVEPDLTECDYGQWQGRALSELAAEALWSTVQSYPSAAVFPGGESMTGMQSRAVAAIRRHDAAVEAERGPGAVWAAVSHGDIIKSILADALGTHLDLFQRLEVGPASVSIVNYGANRPRVLATNTVAGDLSWLAGSAPPGDAPVGGGAGTDTAEDQRPRIES
- a CDS encoding DUF3090 domain-containing protein; its protein translation is MPAQVHEFVWPDRVVIGTVGRPGARTFYLQVRAGSQIESVAMEKEQAALLAEKVDEILDQLMTVEGNRYSVPTGTPVELVDNDELDTVQELFRAGALGIGWDPTTAQVIIEAHPLPEDDALDEIDTEESEMLRVRMPVGTARAFTRRTREIVEAGRPLCTLCGEPMDPEGHICTLPEL
- a CDS encoding GNAT family N-acetyltransferase, translated to MDILDADLDDPVLLRFLQEHLDDLAPTAPTESRHALDAEALRRSGVRMWVAAEEGAVLGTVALAEVGDAHEELKSMRTSPDHRGRGIAARMLSHAVEDARRRGVERISLETGSADFFAAARSLYRRAGFLECEPFGAYVHDPHSVFMTTTLQLPNGGGVPVDGERVEPPRSLPESVVPTVRLTGGLGEAH
- a CDS encoding flavin reductase family protein; this translates as MDEVITPERMRQSRAGFATGLSVVAAEVDGEIVGMPANSLVSVSLDPPLVSLSFAHTSTTWPVLRRAERWGISVLGAEQEQVLSDLRRPTAERFDGIDAEVSGQAAFVRGSLATIEVEPLTAIEAGDRTLMLLEVHALDRDESQEPLVFFDSRVHRIAADPTSPMG